In Aristaeella hokkaidonensis, the following are encoded in one genomic region:
- the nuoE gene encoding NADH-quinone oxidoreductase subunit NuoE, translated as MPDNKEKYAKLQEVIEKHKGERGAVMPCLQEAMNIFGYVPQDVQEMIADGLGTTLSEVYGVSTFYSQFSLKPKGKHVIGVCLGTACYVKGSQKIIEKLSEELKIQPGDTTDDGLFTLNATRCLGACGLAPVMMIGEEVYGRLTPDQVPGILETYRA; from the coding sequence ATGCCTGACAACAAGGAAAAGTACGCAAAGCTGCAGGAAGTGATCGAGAAACACAAGGGTGAACGCGGTGCCGTGATGCCCTGCCTGCAGGAAGCCATGAACATTTTCGGCTATGTGCCGCAGGATGTTCAGGAAATGATCGCGGACGGACTGGGAACGACCCTGTCTGAAGTCTACGGTGTTTCCACTTTCTACTCCCAGTTCTCCCTGAAGCCCAAGGGAAAACACGTGATCGGTGTGTGCCTGGGCACTGCCTGCTATGTCAAGGGAAGCCAGAAGATCATCGAGAAACTGTCTGAAGAGCTGAAAATCCAGCCCGGAGACACTACAGATGACGGCCTGTTCACACTGAACGCCACCCGTTGCCTGGGTGCCTGCGGTCTTGCTCCTGTTATGATGATCGGCGAAGAGGTATACGGCCGGCTGACGCCGGATCAGGTCCCCGGTATTCTCGAAACCTATCGTGCGTGA
- a CDS encoding DUF6062 family protein: MRYHIDTIPVWDAMKMDGECFLCALERKTELGEADRYLGASVMEPDVRVKVNDRGFCRKHHAMLFSMSNRLGHALMLESHTIEIREKLARISDKLEKTAAQLKNAGIGDKLSGKTKTATDEILKQAQAVNEMAGSCLMCDTIEENMNRYLHTFFHLYQNDGEFRNRFEQSKGLCLPHLGKLLETATQELGAKDLGRFVETLTRMEKENMDRIQEDISWFIKKFDYRYENESWKNSKDAVERTVNKVRGWCVGKEPNNNE, encoded by the coding sequence GTGAGATATCATATCGACACAATTCCCGTATGGGATGCCATGAAAATGGACGGTGAGTGCTTTCTCTGTGCCCTGGAGCGCAAGACGGAGCTGGGGGAAGCAGATCGTTATCTGGGCGCGTCGGTGATGGAACCAGACGTGCGTGTAAAGGTAAATGACCGGGGCTTCTGCAGGAAGCATCATGCTATGCTTTTCTCCATGAGCAACCGCCTGGGTCATGCCCTGATGCTGGAAAGCCACACCATTGAAATCCGGGAGAAACTGGCCAGGATTTCCGATAAACTGGAGAAAACCGCAGCGCAGCTGAAGAATGCCGGAATCGGGGATAAGCTGAGCGGAAAAACAAAAACTGCTACGGATGAAATCCTGAAGCAGGCGCAGGCAGTGAACGAAATGGCAGGAAGCTGCCTGATGTGTGATACCATTGAAGAGAACATGAACCGGTATCTTCATACCTTCTTCCATCTTTATCAGAATGACGGAGAATTCCGCAACCGGTTTGAGCAAAGCAAGGGACTGTGCCTGCCGCATCTGGGGAAACTGCTGGAGACCGCGACGCAGGAGCTTGGTGCCAAAGACCTGGGCCGGTTCGTTGAGACGCTGACAAGGATGGAAAAGGAGAACATGGACCGGATTCAGGAGGATATCTCCTGGTTTATTAAAAAGTTTGATTACCGGTATGAAAACGAAAGCTGGAAGAACAGCAAGGATGCTGTGGAACGCACTGTGAACAAGGTGCGCGGCTGGTGCGTCGGGAAAGAACCAAACAACAATGAATAA
- a CDS encoding PHP domain-containing protein, whose amino-acid sequence MWVDLHIHSCLSPCADDDMTPANICGMAHIKGLDAIAVTDHNTARNLPFVKEAADYYGLILLPGMEITTKEEVHLLGYFRDVDTAVEVGEIFSSHLPPMKNKPDFFGNQLVMNTDDETVDVEERLLIGATDLDLAECTRIIREHGGAAVPAHINRGHGLLVNLGLFPEEPDFPVVEVRPELPVNEKLIAGKKRLWSSDAHHLGDILEAVSELDTDRFSLGGLFDLIKNEK is encoded by the coding sequence ATGTGGGTGGATCTTCATATTCACTCCTGTCTCAGTCCCTGCGCGGATGACGACATGACGCCGGCGAATATCTGCGGCATGGCGCATATCAAGGGACTGGACGCGATTGCGGTGACAGACCATAATACAGCCCGGAATCTGCCTTTTGTGAAAGAGGCAGCGGATTATTACGGCCTGATACTGCTGCCGGGGATGGAGATCACCACAAAGGAAGAAGTGCATCTGCTGGGATATTTCCGTGATGTGGATACAGCTGTGGAGGTCGGGGAGATCTTTTCCAGCCATCTGCCGCCGATGAAAAACAAGCCGGATTTCTTTGGCAATCAGCTGGTGATGAACACGGACGATGAAACGGTTGACGTGGAAGAACGGCTGCTGATCGGCGCGACTGACCTGGACCTGGCGGAGTGTACCCGGATTATCCGGGAACACGGCGGCGCGGCGGTACCGGCCCATATCAACCGGGGACACGGGCTGCTGGTGAACCTGGGACTTTTTCCGGAAGAACCGGATTTCCCGGTGGTGGAGGTACGGCCGGAACTGCCGGTCAACGAGAAACTGATCGCCGGGAAAAAGCGGCTGTGGTCTTCAGACGCCCATCATTTAGGGGATATCCTGGAGGCAGTGAGCGAGCTTGATACTGACCGTTTTTCACTGGGCGGATTGTTTGATCTAATCAAAAATGAAAAATGA
- a CDS encoding deoxycytidylate deaminase: protein MDKWDKRFMQMAFTIADWSSCFRAGRKIGCVIVKDKRIMTTGYNGAPAGIKTCRDKGVCLRDKLGIPSGTQMETCYAVHAEQNAIVQAAKLGVSIDGATLYCTHQPCSMCCKMIINSGIRRVIYKEGYPDPFTLELFAEAGVQLERFEEDI from the coding sequence ATGGATAAATGGGACAAGCGGTTCATGCAGATGGCGTTTACAATCGCAGACTGGTCCAGCTGCTTTCGCGCAGGTCGCAAAATTGGCTGTGTGATCGTCAAAGACAAGCGGATCATGACCACCGGATATAACGGAGCACCGGCGGGTATCAAAACATGCCGGGACAAGGGCGTATGCCTTCGGGATAAACTGGGGATTCCCAGCGGCACGCAGATGGAAACCTGCTATGCAGTGCATGCAGAGCAGAACGCGATTGTTCAGGCTGCCAAGCTGGGTGTTTCCATTGACGGTGCCACGCTGTACTGCACCCATCAGCCCTGTTCCATGTGCTGCAAGATGATTATCAATTCCGGTATCCGGAGAGTGATTTACAAAGAAGGCTATCCGGATCCCTTCACGCTGGAACTGTTTGCGGAGGCAGGCGTACAGCTGGAGAGATTCGAAGAGGACATCTGA
- a CDS encoding DRTGG domain-containing protein has translation MMTIREVMEIVDGKVLVGADRLDERVDTACGSDLMSDVLAFVKEKAVLITGLINPHVLRTSEMLDITCIVFSRGKMPSEEMLEMAEEIGITVISSPLTTYTACGELYVHGLPGTKRKTGVKEGV, from the coding sequence ATGATGACCATCAGGGAAGTCATGGAAATTGTGGATGGAAAGGTGCTTGTCGGGGCAGACAGACTGGATGAACGGGTGGATACGGCCTGCGGATCCGACCTGATGAGCGACGTGCTGGCTTTTGTGAAAGAAAAAGCCGTGCTGATCACAGGACTGATTAATCCCCATGTGCTCCGGACATCTGAGATGCTGGACATTACCTGCATCGTCTTCTCGCGGGGGAAAATGCCCAGCGAAGAGATGCTGGAGATGGCGGAGGAAATCGGTATCACGGTGATTTCCAGTCCGCTGACAACTTATACCGCGTGCGGAGAACTGTATGTTCACGGCCTGCCTGGTACGAAAAGGAAGACAGGCGTAAAAGAGGGGGTGTAA
- a CDS encoding (2Fe-2S) ferredoxin domain-containing protein — MKSLADLEAIRAKTLESINMRKDTDACRVVIGMATCGIAAGARPVMLAFMEEIQKRNLQHVTVSQTGCIGMCRYEPMLDVILPGKEKVTYIHVKPEMVPRIVAEHIVNGQPVEEYTIGAAKD; from the coding sequence ATGAAATCTTTGGCAGATCTGGAAGCCATCCGCGCAAAGACGCTGGAAAGCATTAACATGCGCAAGGACACGGACGCCTGCCGCGTTGTGATCGGCATGGCCACCTGCGGTATTGCCGCCGGCGCCCGCCCCGTGATGCTTGCCTTTATGGAAGAAATCCAGAAGCGGAACCTGCAGCACGTGACCGTGAGCCAGACCGGCTGCATCGGTATGTGCCGTTATGAGCCCATGCTGGACGTGATCCTGCCCGGCAAGGAAAAGGTTACCTACATCCACGTGAAGCCTGAAATGGTGCCGCGGATCGTAGCTGAGCACATTGTTAACGGTCAGCCTGTGGAAGAATATACCATCGGCGCCGCAAAAGACTAA
- a CDS encoding ATP-binding protein, translating into MRDLSLHLLDLAQNSITAGASLVTIRLTLEENGMLTMELADNGKGMSPELLARVTSPFATTRTTRKVGLGIPMMKENAERAGGTFHLESEEGKGTTLTCSMDTGNIDCLPLGDLSGTLLSLMLTNPLFPDFLFEGKSPKGEGSFDTREVRNALGSDIPFNEPSVAAWLKEALDEEINSIFGGVLI; encoded by the coding sequence GTGCGTGATCTGAGTCTTCACCTGCTGGATCTGGCGCAGAACAGTATCACAGCCGGCGCGAGCCTGGTGACCATCCGTCTGACCCTGGAAGAGAACGGGATGCTGACCATGGAACTCGCGGATAATGGTAAAGGAATGAGCCCGGAGCTGCTGGCCCGGGTAACCAGTCCTTTTGCCACAACCCGGACAACCCGCAAGGTTGGACTGGGAATTCCCATGATGAAGGAGAACGCCGAAAGAGCCGGAGGCACTTTCCATCTGGAAAGTGAGGAAGGAAAGGGAACAACCCTGACCTGTTCCATGGACACCGGCAACATCGACTGTCTTCCGCTTGGGGATTTATCCGGTACTTTGCTGAGTCTGATGCTGACCAATCCGTTGTTTCCGGATTTCCTTTTTGAGGGCAAAAGCCCGAAAGGAGAGGGAAGTTTCGATACGAGAGAGGTCAGGAATGCGCTGGGCAGCGACATCCCCTTTAACGAGCCTTCCGTGGCCGCGTGGCTGAAGGAAGCGCTGGACGAGGAAATCAACTCAATCTTTGGAGGTGTATTGATATGA
- a CDS encoding [Fe-Fe] hydrogenase large subunit C-terminal domain-containing protein yields the protein MEQKRFHSVRLEGDKCRGCTNCLKRCPTEAIRVRGGRAHIIDERCIDCGECIRVCGYHAKVAVTDPLSSISGFKYKIALPAPSLYGQFQNLKSISQVLNGLKQMGFDDAFEVARGADVVSRAIRERLKNPDLPRPVISSACPAIVRLIQVRFPDLLDHIVDVRQPMEVAAMIAKREYARSHGVKEEEIGCFFITPCPAKVTAIRRPIGHAKSAVDGAISVLEIYGLLSSQIRNAPVDISLETASDLGVGWARSGGECNAVSPENSMSVDGIENCIHVLEEIEDNRLKHLEFFEGAACTGGCVGGPLNFENNYVARSNVRRLASRDQNPELNVDNGMMTKYPLYDDLSILPNSAMKLDEDLMEAMRKMERIDKIYKELPGFDCGSCGSPTCRTFAEDVVQGVATKMDCIHMMKEQLRVMAQQMVDLAKTTRE from the coding sequence ATGGAACAGAAACGGTTTCATTCGGTGAGGCTGGAAGGCGATAAATGCAGGGGCTGTACGAACTGTCTGAAGCGGTGCCCGACAGAGGCAATCCGCGTCAGAGGCGGACGGGCGCACATTATTGATGAGCGCTGCATTGACTGCGGCGAATGTATCCGCGTGTGCGGTTATCATGCCAAGGTGGCCGTGACGGATCCGCTGTCCTCCATCAGCGGCTTCAAGTATAAGATTGCACTGCCCGCACCGAGCCTGTATGGACAGTTCCAGAACCTGAAGAGCATCAGCCAGGTGCTGAACGGCCTGAAACAGATGGGTTTTGATGACGCATTTGAGGTGGCGAGGGGAGCGGACGTTGTATCCCGGGCTATCCGGGAACGCCTGAAGAATCCGGATCTGCCCAGACCGGTGATCTCTTCTGCCTGTCCTGCTATCGTGCGACTGATCCAGGTCCGTTTCCCGGATCTGCTGGATCATATTGTGGACGTACGCCAGCCGATGGAAGTGGCGGCTATGATTGCCAAGCGGGAATATGCCCGTTCGCACGGTGTGAAGGAAGAAGAAATCGGCTGTTTCTTTATTACTCCCTGTCCGGCAAAGGTGACGGCAATCCGCAGACCGATCGGCCACGCGAAGAGCGCGGTGGATGGAGCCATTTCCGTGCTCGAGATCTATGGCTTGCTTTCCAGCCAGATCCGGAATGCTCCGGTGGATATCAGTCTGGAAACAGCATCGGACCTGGGCGTGGGCTGGGCCAGAAGCGGCGGCGAATGCAATGCCGTAAGCCCGGAGAACTCCATGTCTGTGGACGGAATTGAAAACTGTATCCATGTGCTGGAAGAAATTGAAGATAACAGGTTGAAACACCTTGAGTTCTTTGAGGGCGCTGCCTGCACAGGCGGCTGTGTGGGCGGACCGCTGAACTTTGAAAACAACTATGTGGCACGGTCCAACGTCCGTCGCCTTGCCAGCCGGGATCAGAACCCGGAACTCAACGTGGACAATGGTATGATGACGAAGTATCCGCTGTACGACGACCTGAGCATCCTGCCGAACTCCGCGATGAAGCTGGATGAAGATCTGATGGAAGCCATGCGCAAGATGGAACGCATTGACAAGATCTATAAGGAACTGCCGGGCTTCGACTGCGGAAGCTGCGGAAGTCCGACATGCAGGACGTTTGCAGAAGACGTTGTTCAAGGCGTTGCAACCAAAATGGATTGTATACACATGATGAAGGAACAACTTCGTGTAATGGCCCAGCAGATGGTCGATCTTGCAAAAACTACTCGAGAATAG
- a CDS encoding ATP-binding protein: MAYILEKSFPVEAGAYTTAGEASTTIKRTLKQLGISAEVLRHVSVACYEVELNLVIHSLGGTLTLLVDPEKVTLISKDVGPGIPDIDMAMTEGFSTASAEARTLGFGAGMGLPNMKRNATEFDIQSEVGVGTTITMSFALAG; the protein is encoded by the coding sequence TTGGCGTACATCCTTGAGAAAAGCTTTCCTGTGGAAGCAGGCGCATATACCACAGCCGGCGAGGCATCCACAACTATCAAAAGGACTCTGAAACAGCTTGGCATCAGTGCGGAAGTGCTTCGGCATGTGTCTGTTGCCTGCTATGAGGTGGAGCTGAACCTGGTTATCCACTCACTGGGCGGAACGCTGACGCTTCTGGTGGATCCGGAAAAGGTGACGCTAATATCCAAGGACGTGGGTCCCGGCATTCCGGATATTGATATGGCCATGACGGAGGGATTCTCCACAGCCAGTGCGGAGGCACGGACGCTGGGATTCGGCGCCGGCATGGGCTTGCCGAATATGAAGCGGAACGCGACAGAATTCGATATCCAGAGTGAAGTGGGCGTCGGAACGACGATAACGATGTCGTTTGCTCTTGCAGGATAA
- the nuoF gene encoding NADH-quinone oxidoreductase subunit NuoF: MELYRSHVLVCGGTGCSSSGSAKLIERFEEQLKEKGLDKEVKVVRTGCFGLCEAGPVVIVYPEGTFYSRVKEEDVDEIVSEHLLKGRKVQHLVYVDHKTHESSVQKSLNEIGFYKQQQRVALRNCGVIDPENIDEYIAFDGYKALAKALTEMTPEQVCQEVLDSGLRGRGGAGFPTGKKWQFARASQAEHKYFVCNADEGDPGAFMDRSLLEGDPHAILEAMAIGGYAIGADEGWIYVRAEYPIAVKRLEKAIEQAHEYGLLGENIFGTGFNFDIHIRLGAGAFVCGEETALMASIEGKRGEPRPKPPFPAVKGLFESPTNINNVETLGNIAQIILKGADWFKSIGIPSSTGTKVFALGGKINNTGLVEVPMGIPLRTIIEDIGGGCPNGKKFKAVQTGGPSGGCIPASMLDISVDYDSLTKIGAMMGSGGMIVMDEDNCMVDIARFFLDFTVDESCGKCTPCRVGTRRMLEILERITQGKGEEGDIEKLETLAENIKSSALCGLGQTAPNPVLSTIKYFRDEYEAHIKEKRCPAHHCQALLNYKITDACRGCTACARKCPVNAITGNVKEQHVIDQNKCIKCGSCMATCKFGAIIKE; this comes from the coding sequence ATGGAGCTTTATCGTTCTCATGTGCTGGTCTGCGGCGGCACCGGCTGTTCTTCTTCCGGTTCCGCGAAGCTGATTGAACGCTTCGAGGAGCAGCTGAAGGAAAAGGGCCTTGACAAGGAAGTCAAGGTAGTCCGCACGGGCTGCTTCGGACTGTGCGAAGCCGGTCCCGTTGTTATCGTTTATCCCGAAGGAACTTTCTACAGCCGCGTTAAGGAAGAAGACGTGGATGAGATCGTATCCGAGCACCTGCTGAAGGGCCGTAAGGTTCAGCACCTGGTCTATGTGGATCACAAGACCCACGAGAGCAGCGTTCAGAAGAGCCTGAATGAGATCGGCTTCTACAAGCAGCAGCAGCGCGTCGCACTGCGGAACTGCGGTGTGATCGATCCTGAAAACATCGATGAATACATTGCCTTCGACGGCTATAAGGCCCTGGCAAAGGCCCTGACCGAAATGACTCCTGAGCAGGTTTGCCAGGAAGTGCTGGATTCCGGTCTGCGCGGCCGCGGCGGCGCCGGTTTCCCCACCGGTAAGAAGTGGCAGTTCGCCCGTGCCAGCCAGGCTGAGCACAAGTACTTCGTCTGTAACGCTGACGAAGGCGACCCCGGCGCGTTCATGGACCGCTCCCTGCTGGAAGGCGATCCCCACGCGATCCTGGAAGCCATGGCCATCGGCGGCTACGCCATCGGCGCTGATGAAGGCTGGATTTACGTCCGCGCTGAGTACCCCATCGCCGTGAAGCGCCTGGAGAAGGCCATCGAGCAGGCTCATGAATACGGCCTGCTGGGTGAGAACATCTTCGGCACCGGCTTCAACTTTGACATTCACATCCGTCTGGGCGCCGGCGCGTTCGTGTGCGGCGAAGAAACCGCTCTGATGGCCTCTATCGAAGGCAAACGCGGCGAGCCCCGTCCGAAGCCCCCGTTCCCGGCTGTGAAGGGTCTGTTTGAGAGCCCCACCAACATCAACAACGTTGAAACCCTGGGCAACATCGCCCAGATCATCCTGAAGGGTGCGGACTGGTTCAAGTCCATTGGTATTCCTTCCTCCACCGGTACAAAAGTTTTCGCCCTGGGCGGCAAGATCAACAACACCGGTCTGGTGGAAGTTCCCATGGGTATCCCGCTGCGCACCATCATTGAGGACATCGGCGGCGGCTGCCCGAACGGCAAGAAGTTCAAGGCCGTTCAGACTGGCGGTCCTTCCGGCGGATGTATCCCCGCCAGCATGCTGGACATCTCCGTGGACTATGACAGCCTGACCAAGATCGGCGCCATGATGGGTTCCGGCGGTATGATCGTCATGGACGAAGACAACTGTATGGTGGACATCGCCCGCTTCTTCCTCGACTTCACAGTTGATGAGAGCTGCGGTAAGTGCACACCCTGCCGCGTTGGTACCCGCCGCATGCTGGAGATCCTTGAACGGATCACCCAGGGCAAGGGCGAAGAAGGCGACATCGAGAAGCTGGAAACCCTGGCCGAAAACATCAAGAGCAGCGCTCTGTGCGGTCTGGGCCAGACGGCTCCGAACCCGGTGCTTTCCACCATCAAGTACTTCCGCGATGAGTATGAAGCGCACATCAAGGAAAAGCGCTGCCCGGCACATCACTGCCAGGCCCTGCTGAACTACAAGATCACCGACGCCTGCCGCGGCTGTACCGCCTGCGCCCGCAAGTGCCCGGTGAACGCGATCACCGGCAACGTCAAGGAACAGCACGTGATCGACCAGAACAAGTGCATCAAGTGCGGAAGCTGCATGGCGACATGTAAGTTCGGCGCTATCATCAAGGAATAA